A stretch of Natronococcus sp. CG52 DNA encodes these proteins:
- a CDS encoding NADH-quinone oxidoreductase subunit J has product MTYELIAFALFAFVTLTSALGVVLLADPWHSALMLGVTLVSVAVYYVMLAAEFVAMMQILVYVGGVLILITFAVMLTQRDETETSEVAQT; this is encoded by the coding sequence ATGACATACGAGCTGATCGCGTTCGCGCTGTTTGCGTTCGTCACGCTCACCAGTGCGCTCGGCGTCGTGCTCCTGGCCGACCCGTGGCACTCGGCGCTGATGCTTGGCGTAACGCTGGTCAGCGTCGCGGTTTACTACGTGATGCTGGCGGCCGAGTTCGTCGCCATGATGCAGATTCTCGTCTACGTGGGCGGGGTCCTCATCCTCATCACGTTCGCCGTGATGCTCACCCAGCGCGACGAAACCGAGACGAGCGAGGTGGCACAGACATGA
- the nuoK gene encoding NADH-quinone oxidoreductase subunit NuoK has translation MSVAIEYYVLLSMALFCIGLFGVLTRRNALMFLMSVEIMLNAANINLIAFAFYHGNLTGQVFALFTMALAAAEVAVGLGIILVLYRNFRDVDVTVPTTMRW, from the coding sequence ATGAGCGTCGCCATCGAGTACTACGTGCTGCTGTCGATGGCGCTGTTCTGCATCGGCCTCTTCGGGGTTCTGACGCGCCGAAACGCACTGATGTTCCTGATGTCCGTCGAGATCATGCTGAACGCGGCGAACATCAACCTGATCGCGTTCGCGTTCTACCACGGCAACCTCACGGGGCAGGTCTTCGCGCTGTTCACGATGGCGCTGGCCGCCGCCGAGGTCGCCGTCGGACTCGGGATCATCCTGGTGCTGTACCGCAACTTCCGTGACGTCGACGTCACGGTACCGACGACGATGAGGTGGTAA